DNA from Clarias gariepinus isolate MV-2021 ecotype Netherlands chromosome 23, CGAR_prim_01v2, whole genome shotgun sequence:
gttatcatcatcatcatcctcacacaGAACCACATTTACCAGGAGAGGTGACTAGCATGGTGCACTTGAGTCCACCTCAACACCAGTGTCGACAGTCTAGTTCAGATTCAGATCTTCATGAACACACTCATGCTATCGGTGATAGACAACAGGACAGCCATGCATCATTGAACTTTGGAGGCTGTCCATCTTGTCTCATCCTGCAACAGAGATCAAGCATGGAGCTGCTTAAGGCTAACAAAGGATCCAGTGTGCCGACAGGTTCTGGCAAAGATGATAAGAGAGGACAAATGTGGTTAGAAGAATGTGGTGCTTCAGGACAGACTATAGACAAAACCAATCACCCTTGCTCAGAAGATCCAAATAATGACTGCAACAAAAGACAATCAAGCAAGATATCACCTACAAAGACAAAAAGTACCAATAAATTTCACCAAAGTTCAGAAACTATTCCATCACCAAAGGGCGGGAAAATGAAGCAGTCTCCGAAAAAAGCTGCACCATGTGAAAAACAAGAGCCTGAGATTTGCAATGAAGAACTCCCAGCAACTAAAGAAACTACAGTCTCCAAAAAAGCATCTGCAGCATCATCATATTCTTCAGCATCATTACCTGAGAGAAGTACTTCAGCATTTTTACAGCAGCaggtcacagaaaaaaaatctacgcAAAGTCCAGCATCATTGTTTGGTGAATCTATACCTGCAGCTCCGACACTTCTGAAGCTGCTCAAGATACCTTCAGCATCTGAGAATATGGCAGCTTCCAATGCATTTCGCTTGAGCCCTCAACTGACACGAAACTCAAAAATCCCCTGCAGGAATAACTATGAGGTGCAGACACGGAAGGCAACCACAACAGAACAAGCTTCCAGCTCTAAAACAGATTCGCACCCTGAAACACATTCAGCTCCAACATCTCCACCAAATAATGAGGAAACATCATCTATTCCCAAAAAAGATCCAGGGTTTAGTAGCCACTCAGCCCCTAAATCAAGCAAGGCTTCTAAAGCAAGTGCTCAGGTACCTCACTATGAAAATATTGAAGGTAATTCTACTTTTAATACCACCACTGCTACTAAGGACACCACAGAActttctgaaaaacaaaaattaaactggAGAGATGAAAAGATCCTGAATCCACTTTCCTCCGATTCATCAACAAGCACAAGTGACTCTTCTTCCTCCTCGTCAGATCAGGAGACAGACACAGAAAGCCCAGTTTGGCAAAGACCACAGCACCATTTTAGCCTCCCAACCTCTTCATCTTCTGCAAATAAGGCCCAGAGGATGAGCTACCCCAGCATGAAAGATAAATATCATGACCAAGGGCCACCAGTGGCATCTCCAAAAGTGGGAGCTTCTGGTGCATCTCAGGTTGTGGTTAAAAGAAGAGACAGACAGTCACTGGTGCCAGACAGGAGAGAAATCAGCAGCTACAGTGAGATGAGCTATCACCCGTTCAAAGAACGCTTGGCGGTTCTTGGAAGACTGCAGAATTTGGAAGATATGCATCAAGCAGGAGTAAAAAGGGGGGCACAGAGTAATGTTAGCAGACCTGCTGCATCCACTGGGAAAGGAGAAAGAAGcaaaacagctgaaagacaaataGAGAGGATTACACTGGAACAGCGAAAACACACTGGTTCACTCGAAGGAAAATCATATCCCAAAAATTGCTTTGGCAATTATGCAAAAGTACATGcgtcatcatcagcagcagaAAGAAAGTACATCACAAAGCCAGACAGTCAAAAGACCAGAACAGGAATGCCATCAACAGCCTCATGTGAAACCCTTGTAGTAATGCGAAGTTACGGAAAGTGTCCCAGTCCACTAAACAAAACAGTACCAAGTCCGCAAAGCAGCCCCTCCAGAGCACAATCCAAGTCTCCATCCAAGGCAGGAAATGCCTCTTATCCTCGAGGAATGAAACCAGTCCAGGAAGAGCATCTGAACCTTCAGAAGCATCAGTCACCCAAACTTACAACTCGGAAGAAAAAGGCTATCACACAACTAGATACCTTTCCACCTCCTCTTCCTTCAAAATCAACACTAGACTCAGCTAAGTCTGTTGAAGAGAAAAGACTTTCTGTCCCACAGTCCTCAATTGAGCAGA
Protein-coding regions in this window:
- the LOC128511599 gene encoding nck-associated protein 5-like isoform X1, with protein sequence MSELRKCDEASVSVEGDTDVLLEEDEEEDEEEEDETTSNKELLERLRELETENTSLALANESQREAYERCLDEVANHVVQALLNQKDLREECIKLKMRVFDLERQNRTLTDFLTHKLHFSSSPLHQLSSVCTDHRSDPSLVIVELPQASTSQGKVKDSEECAQNIIESSAQASSSSMEAMSPFLKKKAHILEVLRKLEESDPLKFPPSSCYHHHHPHTEPHLPGEVTSMVHLSPPQHQCRQSSSDSDLHEHTHAIGDRQQDSHASLNFGGCPSCLILQQRSSMELLKANKGSSVPTGSGKDDKRGQMWLEECGASGQTIDKTNHPCSEDPNNDCNKRQSSKISPTKTKSTNKFHQSSETIPSPKGGKMKQSPKKAAPCEKQEPEICNEELPATKETTVSKKASAASSYSSASLPERSTSAFLQQQVTEKKSTQSPASLFGESIPAAPTLLKLLKIPSASENMAASNAFRLSPQLTRNSKIPCRNNYEVQTRKATTTEQASSSKTDSHPETHSAPTSPPNNEETSSIPKKDPGFSSHSAPKSSKASKASAQVPHYENIEGNSTFNTTTATKDTTELSEKQKLNWRDEKILNPLSSDSSTSTSDSSSSSSDQETDTESPVWQRPQHHFSLPTSSSSANKAQRMSYPSMKDKYHDQGPPVASPKVGASGASQVVVKRRDRQSLVPDRREISSYSEMSYHPFKERLAVLGRLQNLEDMHQAGVKRGAQSNVSRPAASTGKGERSKTAERQIERITLEQRKHTGSLEGKSYPKNCFGNYAKVHASSSAAERKYITKPDSQKTRTGMPSTASCETLVVMRSYGKCPSPLNKTVPSPQSSPSRAQSKSPSKAGNASYPRGMKPVQEEHLNLQKHQSPKLTTRKKKAITQLDTFPPPLPSKSTLDSAKSVEEKRLSVPQSSIEQKVMRGIQENMLKLQEHDRGPAVEMKQKSSNGIASWFGLKKSKLPALNRKAELSKIKSNTSSSSTSSGTKDILGTKGGSRKVVESLNISKLMEKAEDLRKALEDERVYVKGVGIPLDHSVRGRSCEVIVDQTQGQLSLMYTGVTGDGFMQQLLNRVDDRGAPGFGIMHRRLSFDSKRSRPVFGHQQSCVRQTRSGEEIKVKCSEMSRGDDMTSDESLAESVSSQHFKGSMRTLDSGIGTFPLPNYANNAAGKLNPKLQSSSVSHQMAMKSRKTRTLEGGLASLDEVNTSVLYTSSLEAKGTSVHLSSTIHEDIDLYGGHFQASPTADWAFPKLRASEGQIEPPSQQTPTKRSLDKVPRVPRDVEPKNVSPSGGRRGKSRSHEAQETAGKDETANLMKDRSEELLSPNRPETVESLSDSLYDSLSSCGSQG
- the LOC128511599 gene encoding nck-associated protein 5-like isoform X2, yielding MSELRKCDEASVSVEGDTDVLLEEDEEEDEEEEDETTSNKELLERLRELETENTSLALANESQREAYERCLDEVANHVVQALLNQKDLREECIKLKMRVFDLERQNRTLTDFLTHKLHFSSSPLHQLSSVCTDHRSDPSLVIVELPQASTSQGKVKDSEECAQNIIESSAQASSSSMEAMSPFLKKKAHILEVLRKLEESDPLKFPPSSCYHHHHPHTEPHLPGEVTSMVHLSPPQHQCRQSSSDSDLHEHTHAIGDRQQDSHASLNFGGCPSCLILQQRSSMELLKANKGSSVPTGSGKDDKRGQMWLEECGASGQTIDKTNHPCSEDPNNDCNKRQSSKISPTKTKSTNKFHQSSETIPSPKGGKMKQSPKKAAPCEKQEPEICNEELPATKETTVSKKASAASSYSSASLPERSTSAFLQQQVTEKKSTQSPASLFGESIPAAPTLLKLLKIPSASENMAASNAFRLSPQLTRNSKIPCRNNYEVQTRKATTTEQASSSKTDSHPETHSAPTSPPNNEETSSIPKKDPGFSSHSAPKSSKASKASAQVPHYENIEGNSTFNTTTATKDTTELSEKQKLNWRDEKILNPLSSDSSTSTSDSSSSSSDQETDTESPVWQRPQHHFSLPTSSSSANKAQRMSYPSMKDKYHDQGPPVASPKVGASGASQVVVKRRDRQSLVPDRREISSYSEMSYHPFKERLAVLGRLQNLEDMHQAGVKRGAQSNVSRPAASTGKGERSKTAERQIERITLEQRKHTGSLEGKSYPKNCFGNYAKVHASSSAAERKYITKPDSQKTRTGMPSTASCETLVVMRSYGKCPSPLNKTVPSPQSSPSRAQSKSPSKAGNASYPRGMKPVQEEHLNLQKHQSPKLTTRKKKAITQLDTFPPPLPSKSTLDSAKSVEEKRLSVPQSSIEQKVMRGIQENMLKLQEHDRGPAVEMKQKSSNGIASWFGLKKSKLPALNRKAELSKIKSNTSSSSTSSGTKDILGTKGGSRKVVESLNISKLMEKAEDLRKALEDERVYVKGVGIPLDHSVRGRSCEVIVDQTQGQLSLMYTGVTGDGFMQQLLNRVDDRGAPGFGIMHRRLSFDSKRSRPVFGHQQSCVRQTRSGEEIKCSEMSRGDDMTSDESLAESVSSQHFKGSMRTLDSGIGTFPLPNYANNAAGKLNPKLQSSSVSHQMAMKSRKTRTLEGGLASLDEVNTSVLYTSSLEAKGTSVHLSSTIHEDIDLYGGHFQASPTADWAFPKLRASEGQIEPPSQQTPTKRSLDKVPRVPRDVEPKNVSPSGGRRGKSRSHEAQETAGKDETANLMKDRSEELLSPNRPETVESLSDSLYDSLSSCGSQG
- the LOC128511599 gene encoding nck-associated protein 5-like isoform X3, with the translated sequence MSELRKCDEASVSVEGDTDVLLEEDEEEDEEEEDETTSNKELLERLRELETENTSLALANESQREAYERCLDEVANHVVQALLNQKDLREECIKLKMRVFDLERQNRTLTDFLTHKLHFSSSPLHQLSSVCTDHRSDPSLVIVELPQASTSQGKVKDSEECAQNIIESSAQASSSSMEAMSPFLKKKAHILEVLRKLEESDPLKFPPSSCYHHHHPHTEPHLPGEVTSMVHLSPPQHQCRQSSSDSDLHEHTHAIGDRQQDSHASLNFGGCPSCLILQQRSSMELLKANKGSSVPTGSGKDDKRGQMWLEECGASGQTIDKTNHPCSEDPNNDCNKRQSSKISPTKTKSTNKFHQSSETIPSPKGGKMKQSPKKAAPCEKQEPEICNEELPATKETTVSKKASAASSYSSASLPERSTSAFLQQQVTEKKSTQSPASLFGESIPAAPTLLKLLKIPSASENMAASNAFRLSPQLTRNSKIPCRNNYEVQTRKATTTEQASSSKTDSHPETHSAPTSPPNNEETSSIPKKDPGFSSHSAPKSSKASKASAQVPHYENIEGNSTFNTTTATKDTTELSEKQKLNWRDEKILNPLSSDSSTSTSDSSSSSSDQETDTESPVWQRPQHHFSLPTSSSSANKAQRMSYPSMKDKYHDQGPPVASPKVGASGASQVVVKRRDRQSLVPDRREISSYSEMSYHPFKERLAVLGRLQNLEDMHQAGVKRGAQSNVSRPAASTGKGERSKTAERQIERITLEQRKHTGSLEGKSYPKNCFGNYAKVHASSSAAERKYITKPDSQKTRTGMPSTASCETLVVMRSYGKCPSPLNKTVPSPQSSPSRAQSKSPSKAGNASYPRGMKPVQEEHLNLQKHQSPKLTTRKKKAITQLDTFPPPLPSKSTLDSAKSVEEKRLSVPQSSIEQKVMRGIQENMLKLQEHDRGPAVEMKQKSSNGIASWFGLKKSKLPALNRKAELSKIKSNTSSSSTSSGTKDILGTKGGSRKVVESLNISKLMEKAEDLRKALEDERVYVKGVGIPLDHSVRGRSCEVIVDQTQGQLSLMYTGVTGDGFMQQLLNRVDDRGAPGFGIMHRRLSFDSKRSRPVFGHQQSCVRQTRSGEEIKVKCSEMSRGDDMTSDESLAESVSSQHFKGSMRTLDSGIGTFPLPNYANNAAGKLNPKLQSSSVSHQMAMKSRKTRTLEGGLASLDEVNTSVLYTSSLEAKGTSVHLSSTIHEDIDLYGGHFQASPTADWAFPKLRASEGQIEPPSQQTPTKRGASFSRELNQETLKEFG